A DNA window from Niabella yanshanensis contains the following coding sequences:
- the panB gene encoding 3-methyl-2-oxobutanoate hydroxymethyltransferase: MSINKEVKRITTNTLMMMKQAGEKISMLTAYDYSFARIIDSAGIDVILVGDSASNVMAGHETTLPITLDQMIYHASSVIRGVQRCLVVVDLPFGTYQSNSEIALASAIRIMKETGAHAIKLEGGEEAIESIKKIVSAGIPVIGHLGLTPQSIYKFGTYAVRAKEEAEAAKLKEDAKLLEEAGCFATVLEKIPAQLAKEVTESIHIPVIGIGAGKHCDGQVLVMHDMLGINTEFKPKFLRQYLNIFEQATEAVKSYVNDVKTNDFPNEKEQY; this comes from the coding sequence GTGTCCATAAATAAAGAAGTAAAACGTATTACCACCAATACCCTGATGATGATGAAACAGGCGGGTGAAAAAATATCTATGCTCACCGCATATGATTATTCATTTGCACGCATCATTGACAGTGCAGGTATTGATGTGATATTAGTGGGAGATTCGGCATCCAATGTAATGGCCGGGCATGAAACCACTTTGCCCATTACTCTGGATCAGATGATCTATCATGCTTCATCCGTCATCCGTGGCGTACAGCGATGCCTGGTAGTGGTTGATCTTCCTTTTGGTACGTATCAATCTAATTCTGAAATCGCATTGGCTTCGGCAATACGAATCATGAAAGAAACCGGGGCGCATGCCATTAAGCTCGAAGGAGGTGAAGAGGCTATTGAATCAATTAAAAAAATAGTATCTGCCGGAATTCCGGTGATAGGACATCTGGGTCTTACCCCCCAGTCTATTTACAAATTTGGTACCTATGCGGTACGCGCGAAAGAAGAAGCCGAGGCTGCCAAGTTAAAAGAAGATGCAAAATTACTGGAGGAAGCGGGTTGTTTTGCTACGGTATTGGAAAAGATACCGGCTCAATTAGCCAAAGAAGTTACTGAAAGTATACATATCCCCGTTATTGGTATAGGAGCAGGAAAGCATTGCGACGGGCAGGTTTTGGTGATGCATGATATGCTGGGCATTAATACGGAGTTTAAACCCAAATTCCTGCGCCAGTACCTGAATATATTCGAGCAGGCAACTGAGGCTGTAAAATCATATGTGAATGATGTAAAAACCAACGATTTCCCGAACGAGAAGGAACAGTATTAG
- a CDS encoding aldehyde dehydrogenase (NADP(+)), with the protein MFRDITKEEINKVMESAWSAFHVYRKRSLRERADFMRAIATEIEALGDELIAVAGKETNLPEARLKGERARTIFQLNSYATACEKGEWLEARIDTAVPDKNPPKPDIRKMLVPLGPVVVFGASNFPFAYSTAGGDTATAFAAGCPVIVKAHPAHAETSELVAKAITRAVEKAGWPAGIFTHVHGTGFEVGQALIEHPYTKAVGFTGSFSGGKQLFDWANARREPIPVFAEMSSINPVFLLPEKLKIAASEIAKQYAGSVTLGVGQFCTNPGLLIGVEGEELSQFTATLAAEIETIAPATMLHDGISKNYSQKREQALAQTGVDTISISKVKAAENQGSPTIASVSAETFISNPVLHQEVFGPYSLIIRCKDLQQMLEVARHIEGQLTATLMATEADIINNAELVDAVQNLCGRFILNGVPTGVEVCLSMQHGGPFPATTDSRFSSVGADGIKRFARPVAFQNWVNELLPDELKNENPLGIWRTVNDELIKEPIH; encoded by the coding sequence ATGTTTCGGGATATAACTAAAGAAGAAATTAACAAGGTTATGGAAAGCGCATGGAGTGCTTTTCATGTTTACAGAAAACGCTCGCTCAGGGAAAGAGCCGACTTCATGCGAGCTATTGCAACGGAAATTGAAGCGCTGGGTGACGAATTAATTGCCGTAGCTGGTAAAGAAACCAACCTGCCGGAAGCCCGTTTAAAGGGTGAACGGGCGAGAACCATTTTTCAATTAAATTCTTACGCAACAGCCTGTGAAAAAGGAGAGTGGCTGGAAGCAAGGATTGATACAGCAGTACCAGACAAAAATCCTCCAAAGCCAGACATCCGTAAAATGCTGGTGCCTTTGGGACCTGTAGTGGTTTTTGGCGCCTCCAATTTTCCTTTTGCTTATTCCACGGCAGGTGGTGATACAGCAACTGCCTTTGCCGCAGGTTGCCCGGTAATTGTAAAAGCACATCCTGCACATGCTGAAACGAGTGAGCTGGTGGCTAAAGCAATTACAAGGGCTGTAGAAAAAGCCGGTTGGCCTGCCGGCATTTTTACACATGTGCATGGGACAGGTTTTGAAGTTGGACAGGCCTTAATAGAGCATCCTTATACAAAAGCGGTAGGCTTTACGGGTTCCTTCTCTGGCGGAAAGCAGTTGTTTGACTGGGCTAATGCAAGGAGAGAACCCATTCCCGTATTTGCAGAAATGAGCAGTATCAACCCCGTGTTTCTGTTGCCGGAAAAACTGAAAATTGCTGCTTCGGAAATTGCAAAACAATATGCCGGTTCTGTCACATTGGGGGTAGGACAGTTCTGTACCAATCCCGGCTTGTTGATAGGAGTGGAAGGAGAAGAACTAAGCCAGTTCACAGCCACATTGGCTGCCGAAATAGAAACCATTGCTCCGGCAACCATGTTGCACGACGGTATCAGCAAAAACTACAGCCAAAAAAGAGAGCAGGCATTGGCCCAAACCGGCGTTGATACAATATCAATATCAAAAGTTAAAGCTGCAGAAAATCAAGGGTCGCCTACTATCGCGTCTGTAAGTGCTGAAACTTTTATTAGCAACCCGGTATTGCACCAGGAAGTGTTCGGTCCCTATTCATTGATCATCCGGTGTAAAGATCTGCAGCAGATGCTTGAAGTGGCCCGGCATATCGAAGGTCAGTTAACGGCTACATTAATGGCTACCGAGGCAGATATTATCAATAACGCCGAGCTGGTAGATGCAGTTCAAAATCTTTGCGGCCGTTTTATTTTGAACGGTGTACCAACCGGTGTGGAAGTTTGTTTAAGCATGCAGCATGGCGGGCCATTCCCGGCTACCACCGACTCACGGTTTTCTTCAGTAGGTGCAGATGGCATCAAACGTTTTGCAAGGCCCGTAGCTTTTCAGAACTGGGTGAATGAATTGTTGCCAGATGAACTGAAAAATGAAAATCCTTTGGGAATCTGGAGAACAGTAAATGACGAGCTCATTAAAGAGCCTATTCATTAA
- a CDS encoding Ppx/GppA phosphatase family protein, giving the protein MKLAAIDIGSNAARLLITDVFLSKRKQPEFIKSNLIRVPLRLGFDVFDTGEISEERAGRLISTMKAYRNLLDAYDIKHLKACATSAMRDARNSKEIIKKVKKETGIDIEIISGDVEAALIYETHIAEGLEKDVLYLYIDVGGGSTEITFFLNEKVIFKQSFNIGTIRLLKQQVKEEQWEEMKDTIKAQVKDAKKVMGIGSGGNINKVFSLSKRKEGRPLPLMLLRDFYKEMSSLNLQERMSAYKLREDRADVIIPALLIYINVLKWGGAEEILVPKIGLADGLTHALYDEVIKSLE; this is encoded by the coding sequence ATGAAACTGGCAGCCATCGATATAGGAAGTAACGCAGCAAGGTTATTAATCACAGATGTATTTCTTAGTAAAAGAAAGCAACCCGAATTCATCAAATCGAACCTGATACGGGTACCGCTGCGCTTGGGGTTCGATGTATTTGACACCGGTGAGATATCGGAGGAAAGAGCAGGTCGCCTAATATCTACTATGAAGGCTTACCGGAATTTACTGGATGCCTATGACATTAAACACCTGAAAGCCTGTGCTACGTCAGCCATGCGGGATGCCCGGAACTCAAAGGAAATCATAAAGAAGGTAAAAAAGGAAACGGGTATCGATATAGAAATTATATCAGGCGATGTGGAAGCCGCTCTTATTTATGAAACACATATTGCAGAGGGCTTGGAAAAAGATGTACTGTATTTATATATAGATGTAGGTGGCGGTAGCACCGAAATTACTTTTTTTCTGAATGAAAAAGTGATCTTCAAGCAATCTTTTAATATAGGAACCATCCGTCTTTTAAAACAGCAGGTAAAGGAAGAACAGTGGGAGGAAATGAAGGATACAATAAAAGCACAGGTGAAGGATGCTAAAAAAGTGATGGGTATTGGTAGCGGCGGTAACATTAACAAAGTGTTCTCGCTGTCTAAAAGAAAAGAAGGGCGTCCCCTGCCACTAATGCTGCTACGCGATTTTTACAAAGAAATGAGCAGTCTTAATTTGCAGGAACGCATGAGCGCGTACAAACTCCGGGAAGATCGTGCCGATGTGATTATTCCTGCCCTGCTCATTTATATTAATGTATTAAAATGGGGAGGCGCCGAGGAAATACTGGTTCCTAAGATCGGATTGGCAGACGGCTTGACCCATGCCTTATATGATGAGGTAATTAAAAGCCTGGAATAA
- a CDS encoding NAD(P)/FAD-dependent oxidoreductase: MNVVIIGGGIIGLTGAYYLRKAGLEVSVVDKNDLTDGCSFGNIGYISPSHFVPLATPGIIKQGMKWMMSSSSPFYIKPRLNADLVRWGLTFRKSANQSLVERNAPHLNNLLQLSRQQMTDLKNDLEDFDLLEKGVFMLYKSEITGHHEKVMAEQAKQFGLKTVICNKQQVQDYESETEVDVAGGVLYLDDCHVNPAKLMQALYKRLREIGVHFYLNAEVTDFEKTGNKITSVVTHTQPIPADEVIIANGSWMGELSKLLGIRILLQPGKGYSMAYDQLAHNLQYPSILVDDRVATAPIGQWLRIGGTMEISGHSDNILPKRVQSIYDAFKKYYPKMDLAQPDTRKAWFGYRPVTPDGLPYIGRHNQYANLTYAGGHAMMGVSCATGTGILLNEIIQHKTPSINVDAFDPGRF; this comes from the coding sequence ATGAATGTTGTAATCATTGGTGGTGGTATCATCGGTTTGACCGGAGCCTATTATTTAAGAAAAGCGGGCCTGGAAGTCTCGGTGGTGGATAAAAACGATCTCACAGATGGCTGTTCATTTGGTAATATTGGCTATATATCGCCCTCTCATTTTGTTCCGCTGGCAACACCGGGCATTATAAAACAGGGTATGAAGTGGATGATGAGCTCTTCTTCGCCTTTCTACATTAAACCCCGTTTAAATGCAGACCTGGTAAGATGGGGACTGACTTTCCGTAAATCGGCGAATCAATCATTGGTGGAAAGAAATGCACCACATCTTAATAACCTGCTGCAGCTTTCGCGTCAGCAAATGACGGATCTGAAAAATGACCTGGAAGATTTTGATCTTTTAGAAAAAGGCGTTTTTATGCTTTACAAATCCGAGATCACCGGGCACCATGAGAAGGTAATGGCCGAACAGGCAAAGCAATTCGGACTTAAAACTGTTATTTGCAATAAACAACAGGTACAGGATTATGAGAGCGAGACAGAGGTAGATGTAGCGGGCGGTGTATTGTATCTCGACGATTGTCATGTAAATCCTGCCAAACTGATGCAGGCCCTATACAAACGTTTACGGGAAATAGGTGTTCATTTTTATTTGAATGCGGAGGTTACTGATTTTGAGAAAACCGGTAATAAAATTACATCGGTGGTTACCCATACACAGCCCATTCCTGCTGATGAGGTTATTATTGCCAATGGCTCCTGGATGGGTGAACTTTCGAAGCTCCTGGGCATAAGGATATTATTACAACCGGGCAAGGGGTATAGTATGGCATATGATCAGTTGGCTCATAACCTGCAGTATCCGTCTATACTGGTAGATGATCGCGTTGCTACGGCGCCCATTGGTCAATGGCTGCGCATTGGCGGTACTATGGAAATAAGTGGTCATAGTGACAATATACTTCCTAAAAGAGTTCAGTCAATTTATGACGCATTTAAAAAATACTATCCCAAAATGGATCTGGCTCAACCTGATACCCGCAAAGCCTGGTTTGGTTACCGGCCGGTCACGCCGGACGGTTTACCATATATTGGCAGGCATAATCAGTACGCGAACTTAACTTACGCCGGAGGACATGCTATGATGGGAGTAAGCTGCGCTACCGGAACAGGTATATTGCTTAACGAGATCATTCAACATAAAACTCCCAGTATTAATGTGGATGCTTTTGATCCGGGGAGATTTTAA
- a CDS encoding sensor histidine kinase: protein MTLMDSVLKSVKIADIENELYFNYFSGYNYLLQNKPDSAIIYFDRMDMSLRSGEWTILKQYQELSILINQQGTVASDLAIRILNVIKQAETSNSSFTYRLYDLLAKAYYNNHNTEKAKEYTDLYYKNHPFKSHPIIAQRYHDIFFMLAESGKDTLAMRQSLDSSRSLAIHIKDSIALMRTYDYESHLYALKGQTKKALDKSRVFFEYFSRNNMLSTYWFNNLATSFNKDGQIDSAIYYYNKGIQWSGQFDPNISLLPFYSGLRDMYRMKGDYKNAMIASDSALQIYIRNTIRIENEKIEAIHTEYQTEKKDQLIEALNTTNALNRKIIFQQRWIFIAIAILLAILGLYLYNNYKRKILKAKNDQLQIENKRLLLEQKISQMQLNPHFIYNAISNLQGLISSDNKIKANNYLVSFSKLMRNFLELNRNEYITLSEEIVSLQNYIHLQQMRFEDKFKYDINTGNVDVEAVMIPPLLLQPFVENSIEHGFRNINHHGMLRIDFNSDANQLCIKIIDNGAGLQSQQTQFTTPKKSLSKVIIQERLDLLFNQMEKKAWFETSTLEDRSGWVAQITIPLITA from the coding sequence ATGACACTAATGGATTCTGTTCTTAAAAGTGTAAAAATAGCCGACATAGAAAATGAACTGTATTTCAACTACTTCAGCGGATACAACTATTTACTCCAAAATAAACCCGACAGTGCTATTATATACTTTGACAGGATGGATATGTCACTGAGGTCAGGCGAGTGGACTATACTTAAACAATACCAGGAGCTGAGCATTCTTATCAATCAACAAGGCACTGTGGCCTCGGATTTAGCGATCAGGATATTGAATGTTATAAAACAAGCCGAAACTTCTAATAGCTCGTTTACTTACAGGTTGTACGACCTGCTTGCCAAAGCCTATTATAATAACCATAACACAGAAAAAGCAAAAGAGTATACAGATCTTTATTACAAAAACCATCCTTTCAAATCCCACCCCATTATAGCGCAGCGCTATCACGATATTTTTTTTATGCTGGCCGAATCCGGAAAAGACACTTTAGCCATGCGTCAGTCGCTGGATAGCAGTCGTAGCTTGGCAATCCATATTAAAGACAGCATTGCATTAATGCGCACTTATGATTACGAGTCGCACTTGTATGCACTCAAGGGACAAACCAAAAAGGCGCTTGATAAAAGCCGTGTTTTTTTTGAATACTTTTCCCGCAACAATATGCTTTCTACTTATTGGTTCAATAACCTGGCTACCAGCTTTAATAAAGACGGTCAAATAGACTCGGCTATTTATTATTACAATAAGGGTATTCAATGGTCCGGCCAATTTGATCCCAATATCAGTTTACTTCCGTTTTATAGTGGCCTCAGAGATATGTATAGGATGAAAGGTGACTATAAAAATGCCATGATAGCTTCCGATTCGGCATTACAGATATATATCAGGAATACAATAAGAATAGAAAATGAGAAAATTGAAGCCATACATACCGAGTACCAAACCGAAAAGAAGGACCAGCTCATTGAGGCATTGAACACGACCAATGCATTAAACCGGAAAATTATTTTTCAGCAAAGGTGGATATTCATCGCTATAGCCATATTGCTTGCTATTCTGGGATTATACCTTTACAATAATTACAAAAGGAAAATTTTAAAGGCGAAAAATGATCAATTACAAATTGAAAATAAAAGACTGCTCCTGGAACAGAAAATAAGCCAGATGCAGCTGAATCCCCATTTTATTTACAATGCTATAAGCAATTTGCAGGGGCTCATCAGCAGTGATAACAAGATAAAAGCCAACAATTACCTGGTGTCATTTTCAAAGTTAATGCGTAATTTTTTAGAATTAAACCGTAATGAATATATTACACTGTCGGAAGAAATCGTGTCTTTACAAAACTATATACATCTGCAGCAAATGCGGTTCGAAGACAAATTTAAATATGATATAAATACAGGAAATGTGGATGTAGAGGCTGTCATGATCCCTCCTTTGCTATTACAGCCATTTGTTGAAAATAGTATAGAGCATGGCTTTAGGAATATCAATCATCATGGAATGCTTCGTATTGATTTCAATTCTGATGCTAACCAGTTATGTATAAAAATTATTGATAATGGAGCCGGTTTGCAATCGCAACAAACGCAGTTCACTACACCCAAAAAATCGCTCTCTAAGGTGATTATACAGGAAAGATTGGATCTGTTGTTTAATCAAATGGAAAAAAAGGCCTGGTTCGAGACCAGCACCCTGGAGGATCGATCTGGATGGGTTGCTCAAATCACTATTCCGTTAATCACCGCTTAA
- a CDS encoding single-stranded DNA-binding protein, with translation MYALKNKVQLIGNLGAAPEVKTMESGKKMVRFSVATSETYKNSKGKRVKETQWHNVVAWGQVAEIANKYLAKGKEVAIEGKLISRNYTDKAGVKKYITEVHANELLMLGSKAAE, from the coding sequence ATGTACGCATTAAAAAACAAAGTTCAGTTAATTGGAAATTTGGGAGCAGCCCCGGAAGTTAAAACAATGGAAAGCGGCAAAAAAATGGTTCGCTTTAGTGTTGCCACCAGCGAAACCTATAAAAACAGCAAGGGCAAGCGGGTAAAAGAAACCCAATGGCATAATGTTGTGGCCTGGGGCCAGGTAGCCGAAATAGCCAATAAATATCTGGCCAAAGGAAAAGAAGTAGCTATTGAAGGAAAACTGATCAGTCGAAATTATACAGATAAGGCTGGCGTTAAAAAATACATTACTGAAGTACATGCCAACGAATTGTTAATGCTTGGAAGCAAAGCCGCGGAATAG
- a CDS encoding LytR/AlgR family response regulator transcription factor: protein MKVYILEDELNILKYILSLVEKIPYLQVVGYSAEISKAQIEISKYQPELILADIQLKDGNSFSLLSNLETSAYVIFITAYNQYAIDALNIGAFAYLLKPIDPSVFEDTIDCCYRKDQAYKFNQQQVAIAAGRYSGITPTERIALKSLDFTQIVAVNDIIYCQSDKGYTTFFLRDGSKIMVSKILKEYESILPETIFIRCHQSYLANTAYIRKYFKDGYLEMTNGDKIPVSDRKRQVMSDYIESIS from the coding sequence ATGAAAGTATATATACTGGAAGATGAGCTTAATATTTTAAAATACATCCTTTCTTTGGTAGAAAAAATACCCTACCTCCAAGTGGTGGGTTACTCGGCCGAGATCAGTAAGGCCCAGATTGAAATTTCCAAATATCAGCCTGAATTGATTTTAGCCGATATCCAGCTCAAAGATGGTAATAGTTTTTCCTTGTTAAGTAATTTGGAAACAAGTGCCTATGTTATTTTTATAACAGCATACAATCAGTATGCTATTGATGCATTAAACATAGGCGCATTCGCTTACCTCCTGAAACCGATAGATCCATCGGTTTTTGAAGATACCATAGACTGCTGCTATAGAAAAGATCAGGCATATAAATTTAATCAACAACAGGTAGCGATTGCAGCAGGACGGTACAGTGGTATTACTCCAACTGAAAGAATTGCTTTGAAAAGCCTCGACTTTACACAGATTGTAGCTGTAAATGATATTATTTATTGTCAGAGCGATAAAGGTTATACGACCTTTTTTTTAAGAGACGGGAGTAAAATAATGGTAAGTAAAATATTAAAAGAGTATGAAAGCATTTTACCGGAAACCATTTTTATCCGTTGTCATCAATCCTATCTTGCCAACACGGCTTACATTCGGAAATACTTTAAAGACGGATATTTGGAGATGACCAATGGCGATAAGATACCGGTATCCGACCGGAAGCGCCAGGTGATGAGCGATTATATTGAAAGTATCAGTTAG
- a CDS encoding AraC family transcriptional regulator, which yields MNVLQFTIPVSHDKSVISQEEQLPYFYPYLHRHLEIQLTWIIEGIGSFVAGTNVYSFNPGDIFFIGANQPHLFKSGPEYFTADPAKQIRSLTIFFDPTEKLKFLFGAPEMKMLKNFLDRHNSGFKIPDAHRDHVADKMLALNSARNADRLIYFFELLQYLNAINKELEPLSTRVPDNVSDTEGIRIGQVYDYIMQHYHSDIPLEDVAAVSHMTPQAFCRYFKKQTGNTFVGFLNEVRINEACKKLTAADFESVSTVAYTSGFNSITNFNRVFKTVTGKSPLEYLKEYREASGN from the coding sequence ATGAACGTATTACAGTTTACAATACCCGTTTCGCATGATAAATCTGTAATCAGCCAGGAGGAGCAGCTTCCTTATTTTTACCCTTATCTGCACCGTCATCTTGAGATTCAATTGACCTGGATCATAGAAGGTATAGGTAGTTTTGTGGCCGGAACTAATGTATATTCTTTTAATCCGGGAGATATCTTTTTTATTGGCGCCAACCAGCCGCATCTATTTAAAAGCGGACCGGAATACTTTACAGCCGACCCTGCCAAACAGATCCGTTCGCTTACTATTTTTTTTGACCCTACTGAAAAGCTAAAATTTCTTTTCGGTGCCCCGGAGATGAAGATGCTCAAAAATTTCCTGGATCGGCATAATAGTGGGTTTAAAATCCCAGACGCTCATAGAGATCATGTAGCCGACAAAATGCTGGCCCTGAACAGCGCCCGTAACGCTGACCGGCTCATTTATTTTTTTGAATTACTTCAGTATCTGAACGCTATCAACAAAGAGCTGGAACCCCTGTCAACCCGGGTCCCCGACAATGTGAGCGATACAGAGGGCATTCGTATAGGACAGGTTTATGATTATATCATGCAGCATTACCATAGCGATATACCCTTAGAAGATGTGGCAGCCGTATCGCATATGACGCCACAGGCTTTTTGCCGGTACTTTAAAAAACAAACCGGTAATACTTTTGTAGGGTTTTTAAATGAAGTCAGAATTAATGAAGCCTGTAAGAAACTGACTGCAGCCGATTTTGAAAGCGTTTCAACCGTTGCCTACACATCCGGGTTCAACAGTATCACTAACTTTAACCGTGTTTTTAAAACAGTAACCGGGAAGTCACCTTTGGAGTACCTGAAAGAATACCGGGAGGCCTCAGGCAATTAG
- a CDS encoding dihydrodipicolinate synthase family protein, whose protein sequence is MTFQWKGVMPALTTKFTENDELDFALFEKNLDAQLAAGIEGVILGGTLGEASVLTIEEKERLIKFAIDKIQGRVPVILNIAEGSTKLALEQAALGKQWGVDGLMMLPPMRYVPDHRELVTYFKTIADSTDLPIMIYNNPVDYKTLVTLDAFEELTACSNITAVKESTRDVSNVTRMKTRFGDRYAVLCGVDTLTLEELVAGADGLVAGLVCAFPAETVALYKLIKAGRLAEAIEIYRWFLPLLELDIHVKLVQYIKLAEQQTGIGSEYVRAPRLTLVGEERERILHLINKGISDRPDVSHIINGKEAFIESALL, encoded by the coding sequence ATGACATTTCAATGGAAAGGGGTGATGCCTGCCTTAACCACCAAGTTTACTGAAAATGATGAGTTGGATTTCGCTTTATTCGAAAAAAACCTGGATGCACAGCTGGCTGCAGGAATTGAAGGCGTTATTTTAGGTGGCACTTTGGGCGAGGCCAGCGTTTTGACAATCGAAGAGAAAGAACGCCTGATCAAATTCGCTATAGACAAAATACAGGGACGCGTACCTGTAATTTTAAATATTGCAGAAGGCAGTACCAAACTGGCTTTAGAACAGGCTGCGCTGGGAAAACAATGGGGTGTGGACGGTTTGATGATGCTTCCGCCCATGCGTTATGTTCCCGATCATCGTGAATTGGTTACTTATTTTAAGACGATAGCTGACAGCACTGATCTGCCCATCATGATCTATAATAACCCGGTTGATTATAAAACTCTGGTAACTTTGGATGCATTTGAAGAATTGACTGCCTGCAGCAATATCACGGCAGTTAAAGAAAGCACCAGGGATGTGTCGAATGTAACCCGTATGAAGACCAGGTTTGGCGATCGCTATGCTGTTCTTTGTGGAGTAGATACACTAACATTAGAGGAATTGGTAGCTGGCGCAGATGGATTGGTGGCGGGATTGGTTTGCGCATTTCCCGCTGAAACAGTGGCCTTATATAAACTGATCAAAGCTGGCCGCCTGGCAGAAGCTATAGAAATTTATAGATGGTTCCTTCCTTTACTGGAACTGGATATTCACGTAAAACTGGTACAGTATATTAAATTAGCCGAGCAACAAACAGGTATTGGAAGTGAATATGTGCGCGCACCCCGGCTTACATTAGTGGGAGAAGAAAGAGAGCGGATTCTTCATTTGATCAATAAAGGTATCTCGGATCGCCCTGATGTCAGCCACATTATTAATGGTAAAGAAGCGTTTATAGAGTCAGCTTTATTATAA
- a CDS encoding 4-hydroxyproline epimerase, producing the protein MKHIFDCVDAHTCGNPVRLVKKGGPDLKGHNMSEKRQHFLRDYDWIRTGLMFEPRGHDMMSGSILYPPHDPANDIAVLFIETSGCLPMCGHGTIGTITIAIEEGLIQPKTPGIVRMEAPAGLVMIGYKQVEGKVKTVKLTNVPAFLHSAELIVDCPELGELIVDVAYGGNFYAIVDAQKNYKGIDHYNAGKLIAWARELRKNINDQYEFIHPDDPTINGCSHILWTGDPIDKTSTARNAVFYGDKAIDRSPCGTGTSARMAQWHAKGKLKKGDEFVHESIIGSKFIGRIEEETTVAGKAAIRPSVEGWARLYGYNTIWIDKEDDPYAHGFQVI; encoded by the coding sequence ATGAAACATATCTTTGATTGTGTAGACGCCCACACCTGCGGCAATCCCGTGCGATTGGTAAAAAAAGGCGGACCCGATTTGAAAGGGCATAATATGAGCGAAAAAAGACAACACTTTTTACGTGATTATGACTGGATCAGAACCGGATTGATGTTTGAACCACGTGGCCATGATATGATGAGCGGCAGTATTTTATACCCGCCCCATGATCCGGCCAATGATATCGCAGTATTGTTTATTGAAACCAGCGGCTGTTTACCCATGTGCGGCCATGGCACCATTGGCACTATTACCATCGCTATAGAAGAAGGATTGATACAGCCTAAAACTCCGGGTATTGTACGGATGGAAGCTCCGGCCGGCCTGGTGATGATCGGGTACAAACAGGTTGAAGGAAAAGTAAAAACGGTGAAACTGACCAATGTACCAGCCTTTTTGCACTCAGCAGAACTGATCGTAGATTGTCCTGAATTAGGCGAACTGATAGTAGATGTTGCTTACGGCGGTAATTTTTATGCCATTGTAGATGCTCAAAAAAACTACAAAGGTATAGATCACTATAACGCAGGTAAACTGATTGCCTGGGCAAGGGAGCTCCGTAAAAATATCAATGATCAATACGAATTTATACATCCCGATGATCCAACCATCAATGGCTGCTCCCATATCTTATGGACCGGGGATCCGATAGACAAAACTTCCACCGCACGCAATGCCGTATTTTATGGAGATAAAGCCATAGACCGGAGCCCCTGCGGAACGGGTACTTCAGCACGTATGGCCCAGTGGCATGCAAAGGGAAAGTTGAAAAAAGGAGATGAATTTGTACATGAAAGTATTATAGGCAGTAAGTTTATTGGCAGGATAGAGGAGGAGACTACTGTTGCCGGCAAGGCAGCTATAAGACCTTCAGTAGAAGGATGGGCCAGGCTGTATGGCTATAATACAATCTGGATTGATAAAGAAGATGATCCCTATGCGCATGGATTCCAGGTGATCTGA